In a genomic window of Bacillota bacterium:
- a CDS encoding ABC transporter ATP-binding protein codes for MAERMQAARAATALHPLAGRPSAGDGTALLELSEVSRRFGGVVACDRVSMEVWPGEIVGLIGPNGAGKTTLFNLITGIYRPDTGDIRLRGRSVVGLKPHEITGLGVARTFQTIRLFRNLTALENVMAGLHRSAHSGILDAVFGTQRHRLEERHAASRARELLQRLGIAHHEQRLARHLPYGDQRRLEIARALATEPALLILDEPASGLSDAERAWLMEFIRKLRDDGITILLIEHHMSVVMGISDRIVVMDQGRKIAEGPPASVQADPAVIEAYLGQEVEDEDAGSKDATGAAATPA; via the coding sequence ATGGCTGAACGCATGCAAGCCGCCCGAGCGGCAACGGCACTGCACCCGCTTGCCGGCCGTCCCTCTGCCGGGGACGGAACAGCGCTTCTCGAGCTCAGCGAGGTGAGCCGGCGGTTCGGCGGCGTGGTGGCGTGCGACCGCGTCAGCATGGAGGTCTGGCCGGGCGAGATCGTGGGGCTCATCGGGCCCAACGGCGCGGGGAAAACCACCCTCTTCAACCTGATCACCGGCATCTACCGGCCGGACACGGGCGACATCCGCTTGCGGGGCCGCAGCGTGGTAGGTCTCAAGCCCCACGAGATCACGGGGCTGGGCGTGGCACGCACGTTTCAGACCATCCGCCTCTTTCGGAACCTGACGGCCCTGGAGAACGTGATGGCCGGGCTGCACCGGTCTGCGCACAGCGGGATACTCGATGCAGTTTTCGGGACCCAGCGGCACCGCCTGGAGGAACGCCACGCCGCCAGCCGCGCCCGCGAGCTTCTGCAGCGGCTGGGCATCGCTCACCACGAGCAGCGCCTTGCCCGCCACCTGCCATACGGCGACCAGCGTCGGCTCGAGATCGCCCGGGCGCTTGCCACCGAGCCCGCGCTGCTCATCCTGGACGAGCCGGCGAGCGGGCTTTCCGATGCCGAGCGGGCGTGGCTGATGGAGTTCATCCGGAAGCTGCGGGACGACGGGATCACCATCCTGCTCATCGAGCACCACATGAGCGTGGTCATGGGCATCTCAGACCGGATCGTGGTAATGGACCAGGGCCGTAAGATCGCCGAGGGCCCACCGGCGTCTGTCCAGGCTGACCCGGCGGTGATTGAGGCTTACCTTGGCCAGGAAGTAGAGGACGAGGATGCAGGCTCAAAAGACGCAACCGGCGCCGCCGCTACTCCAGCTTGA
- a CDS encoding branched-chain amino acid ABC transporter permease, which produces MRHAWLWVAAAGVAWALFPVVVRNAYWIDVANFYGIYALLALSLNLIVGEAGLFNLGHAAFYAVGAYTTAILNTRFEIPTLVLLPVSFAVAAAAGAILTRPILHLRGDYLAMVTIGFGEIVRIALTNNLFGLTGGPNGIFGIDRPVLGSFTIRQPAHYFHLIWVIVAATIWITLRLQRSRIGRAWNYIREDEVAAQAMGIDPVRVKLLAFVLGAGLAGVAGSLYAARMTVIAPERFNFWESVVIFSMVVLGGPGSIPGVMLGAFAMWVLPELFREFAQARMLVFGAAMVAMMVFRPEGLWPSALWLRAARAYREVGPAPEATSSTAQANSPIEGMAAPGPQTRGSAHG; this is translated from the coding sequence TTGAGGCACGCCTGGCTGTGGGTCGCGGCGGCGGGAGTGGCGTGGGCTCTGTTTCCCGTCGTCGTGCGAAACGCTTACTGGATCGACGTGGCCAACTTTTACGGCATCTACGCCTTGCTCGCCCTCAGCCTCAACCTCATCGTGGGGGAGGCGGGGTTGTTCAACCTGGGGCACGCCGCATTCTACGCCGTGGGAGCGTACACGACGGCCATCCTCAACACCCGCTTTGAGATTCCCACGCTGGTGCTCCTGCCGGTTAGCTTCGCGGTGGCGGCTGCCGCCGGGGCCATCCTCACCCGCCCCATCCTGCACCTTCGGGGCGACTACCTGGCGATGGTCACCATCGGGTTCGGCGAGATCGTGCGGATCGCGCTGACCAACAACCTGTTCGGCCTGACCGGCGGCCCGAACGGGATTTTCGGCATCGACCGGCCGGTGCTGGGGTCGTTCACCATTCGCCAGCCGGCGCACTACTTTCACCTGATCTGGGTCATCGTGGCGGCCACCATCTGGATCACGCTGCGGCTGCAGCGGTCGAGGATCGGCCGCGCCTGGAACTACATCCGGGAAGACGAAGTCGCCGCCCAGGCCATGGGCATCGACCCCGTGCGCGTCAAGCTGCTGGCGTTCGTGCTGGGAGCGGGGCTTGCGGGAGTGGCCGGTAGCCTGTACGCGGCCCGGATGACGGTCATCGCGCCGGAGCGGTTCAACTTCTGGGAGTCGGTGGTCATCTTCAGCATGGTGGTGCTGGGCGGGCCCGGTTCCATCCCCGGGGTGATGCTGGGGGCGTTTGCGATGTGGGTACTGCCCGAACTCTTCCGGGAGTTCGCGCAGGCCCGCATGCTCGTGTTCGGGGCGGCCATGGTGGCCATGATGGTCTTCCGGCCCGAGGGGCTCTGGCCGAGCGCGCTCTGGCTGCGGGCGGCCAGGGCTTACCGGGAGGTCGGTCCGGCACCTGAAGCGACGTCTTCGACGGCGCAAGCGAATTCACCCATCGAGGGCATGGCGGCGCCTGGGCCACAAACGAGGGGGTCGGCGCATGGCTGA